A window of Streptomyces sp. NBC_01241 genomic DNA:
ACGTCCGACGGCCCGCCTTGATGTCCGCCCGGGCCGTCGACCCGTACACCAGCAGTACGGCATTGGCGTGCCCGGCGGCGACGGCGTCCGCCGCATGGGCCGCCATCACCTCCCAGGTCGAGCCGCCGACCGCGGTGGAATCCACCCAGGTGGGTTTCAGCCCCAGATACTCGGCGACCTCGACCGGGGCGAGCGTACCGAGCCCGGCGGAGGCGAAACCGTCGACGACGGACCGGTCCAGCCCCGAATCGGCCAGGGCCCGGCGGGCGGCCTGGGCGTGCAGGGCGTACGGCGTGGCCTCGTCGACGCGTCCGCAGTCGGCGAGGGATATGCCGACGACAGCGACCTTGCGGTGGGAAGAAGGCATGAATCTGACGGTACATCAGATACGCGCCGAGCGGACCTCCGAGTGGGCGGCGGGGTGGGCTGCGGAGTGAGGTGCGGGGCCGGGCGGTGAGCTGCGGGGCGGGGCGGGGCGGGGCGGTGAGGTGCGGGGCGCCGAATGGGCTGCCGATGTGCGCGGCTCTGGGCATCTCGAAGATTCACCTCTAGCATGACGGGCCGTCAGATCAGAGGCCGAACGCCCTGATGAGAAGGAGCCCGACGATGGATGCCGCCTTCACCGCGGAACAGGACGAGATCCGCCGCGCCCTGCGCGAACTGCTCGCCGAACACGGCGGCTCCGACGACGTCCGGAGCGCCGTGCGGACCGCCGACGGGTACGACGCGGCCCTGTGGCGGCAGCTCGCCCAGGACCTCGGGCTGCCCGGACTCGCCCTCCCGGAGGAGTACGGAGGTGTCGGCCGCGGCCTCGCTGACCTCGCCGTCGCCTGCGAGGAGACCGGCCACGCGCTGCTGCCGTCACCCCTGATCGCCACCGCCGCACTCGCCGCGCCCCTGATCGTCGCACTCGGCACCGGGGCCCAGCGCGCCGCCCTGCTGCCGCGCATCGCCGCCGGGGAACTGACCGCGACGCCGGTCGTCCCCGGCGGCTCGCTCGGCACCGCTCTCGGTCTCACCGGTGACCCGACCGGCGGCGCCTGGGCGGGTGGCGGCCGGGCGGGCGGCGTCCAGGCGAGGCCGGTCGGCGGCGGGGCGGGCTGGCGGCTGTACGGGGAGGCGGACCAGGTCCTCGACGGACACAGCGCGGGGCTCCTCCTGGTCGCGGCCCATGCCGGCGGCTTCCCGCGCAGCCGTACGCTCCTCTTCCTGGTCCGCCCGGACACGGCGGCCGGAGTCGTCCGCACCCGCCGGACCTCGTTGGACGAGACCCGCCCGCTGGCCCGTGTGGAACTCCGCGACACGGAGGCCGAGCTGCTCGGCGCGGACGACACCGCGGACGTGACCGGCGCCCTCGCCGCGGTCGGACAGGGGGCCGCCGCCGTGCTCGCGGCGGAGGTGGTGGGGACGGCGGCGGGCGCGCTGGAGCGGGCCGTCGCACACGTCGGGGCGCGCGAGCAGTTCGGCCGGGCGGTCGGCTCCTTCCAGGCCGTGAAGCACCGCCTCGCGGATCTGTACGTACGGGTGCAGGCGGCCCGTTCCGCCGCGTACTACGCGGCCTGGGATCCGGCCACGGCCGGGGGGCTCGCTCTCGCCCAGGCCCTGGAGGCGCTGCGGATCACCACCGCCGAGGCCGTCCAGCTGCACGGCGGGAACGGCTTCACCTGGGAACACGAGGCGCATCTCTACTTCAAGCGGGCCGCCGCCGACGAACTGCTCTTCGGCCCCGTCCACCGGCTCCGCGACCATGCGGCCCAGCGGGCCGGGCTCTTCGCCGCACTCGAACCGGCCGCCCCGAAACCGGTCACCCCGGGCTCGGCCGGGCAGGTGGCGGTCTGATGGCGCCCGGCGTCCGGCTGATCCAGAAGGTCTCCTCGACCCGCACGTTCGCGAGGATCGCCCCGCACGTCGTGCCCGCCATGGACCGTGCGGTGCACCGGCTCACGCGCGGCAAGGTGCTGCTCAGCGCCCGGATGCTGCCGGGGCTGATCCTGACGGTGCCGGGCGCGCGGAGCGGGCGGCCCAGGACCACTCCGCTGGCCTGCATGCCGGAACAAGGACCGGGGTCCGGAAAGGGCAACGGGGCGGAGCAGAGCTGGATCCTGGTCGGCAGCAACTTCGGCCGTACGGGACACCCGGCCTGGACCGCGAATCTGCTGGCCGGTCCCGACGCGGCCGTCATCAACTGGAAGGGCCGGGACATTCCGGTGCGCGCCACGCTGCTGAAGGGTGCGGAACGGGAAGCGGTGTGGCAGGCGGCGCTGAAGTTCTGGCCGCCGTACGCGGCATACCAGGCGCGGATCGAGCGGGAGATCCGGCTCTTCCGGCTGGAACGCCGGGACGACGCCGCGACCTGAGACGACCGGAGGCAGCGGCCTGGGGCGGCCGGAGGCGGAATCGGTGCGCCGGATTCGCAACGCGGAATCGGTGCACGAACGCCGTGTGCACGAAGCACCGTGTGCACGAAGCACCGTGTGCACGAAGCACCGTGTGCACGAAGCACCGTGTGCACGAACGCCGTGTGCACGAACGCCGTGTGCACGAACGCCGTGTGCACGAACGCCGTGTGCACGAACGCCGTGTGCACGAAGCACCGTGTGCACGAACGCCGTGTGCACGAACGCCGTGTGCACGAACGCCGTGTGCACGAACGCCGTGTGCACGAACGCCGTGTGCACGAACGCCGTGTGCACGAACGCCGTGTGCACGAACGCCGTGTGCACGA
This region includes:
- a CDS encoding nitroreductase family deazaflavin-dependent oxidoreductase — encoded protein: MAPGVRLIQKVSSTRTFARIAPHVVPAMDRAVHRLTRGKVLLSARMLPGLILTVPGARSGRPRTTPLACMPEQGPGSGKGNGAEQSWILVGSNFGRTGHPAWTANLLAGPDAAVINWKGRDIPVRATLLKGAEREAVWQAALKFWPPYAAYQARIEREIRLFRLERRDDAAT
- a CDS encoding acyl-CoA dehydrogenase family protein — encoded protein: MDAAFTAEQDEIRRALRELLAEHGGSDDVRSAVRTADGYDAALWRQLAQDLGLPGLALPEEYGGVGRGLADLAVACEETGHALLPSPLIATAALAAPLIVALGTGAQRAALLPRIAAGELTATPVVPGGSLGTALGLTGDPTGGAWAGGGRAGGVQARPVGGGAGWRLYGEADQVLDGHSAGLLLVAAHAGGFPRSRTLLFLVRPDTAAGVVRTRRTSLDETRPLARVELRDTEAELLGADDTADVTGALAAVGQGAAAVLAAEVVGTAAGALERAVAHVGAREQFGRAVGSFQAVKHRLADLYVRVQAARSAAYYAAWDPATAGGLALAQALEALRITTAEAVQLHGGNGFTWEHEAHLYFKRAAADELLFGPVHRLRDHAAQRAGLFAALEPAAPKPVTPGSAGQVAV